A region from the Phycisphaerales bacterium genome encodes:
- the tgt gene encoding tRNA guanosine(34) transglycosylase Tgt, producing MTALSFSIQHRSATTGARHARVTTPHGSFDTPAFMPVGTRASVKGILPEQVAATGAQILLNNTYHLMLRPGAELIQRLGGVHTFMNWNRPILTDSGGYQAFSLADTNSIDDDGVTFKSVVDGSTIRMAPEDAIRIQNQLGADIIMAFDDCPPSENALEDGRPDPSADPRLTSAVRRDTKRGRYDHAERLDIANERTVRWLERCKHAHARSTDQSLFGIVQGGTDLNRRTWSATRITNIDLPGYAIGGVAVGEDSDDIARVVRHTAPLLPEDKPRYLMGVGYERDLLAAVRAGVDMFDCVLPTRNARNANAFTSTGQIRLRNQKYADDQSVLEPGCDCIACTGGENPLAAPRGFSRAYLRHLFQTGEMLGPILITLHNLRHFQRFMRDIRQTITTDDWQALVARWPIAADGLR from the coding sequence ACATCGCTCCGCAACCACAGGCGCCCGACACGCCCGCGTCACCACGCCCCACGGCTCCTTCGACACCCCCGCCTTCATGCCCGTCGGCACACGCGCCAGCGTCAAGGGAATCCTCCCCGAGCAAGTCGCCGCCACGGGTGCTCAGATCCTCCTCAACAACACCTACCACCTCATGCTCCGACCCGGCGCCGAACTCATCCAGCGACTCGGGGGCGTCCACACCTTCATGAACTGGAACCGCCCCATCCTCACCGACTCCGGCGGCTACCAGGCCTTCTCCCTCGCCGACACCAACTCCATCGACGACGACGGCGTCACCTTTAAGTCCGTCGTCGACGGCTCGACCATTCGCATGGCCCCCGAGGACGCCATCCGAATCCAGAACCAACTCGGCGCCGACATCATCATGGCCTTCGACGACTGCCCCCCCTCCGAGAACGCCCTCGAGGATGGCCGCCCAGATCCCTCCGCCGACCCACGCCTCACCTCCGCCGTGAGACGCGACACCAAGCGGGGCCGATACGACCACGCCGAGCGCCTCGACATCGCCAACGAGCGCACCGTCCGCTGGCTCGAGCGATGCAAACACGCCCACGCACGCTCCACCGACCAATCCCTCTTCGGCATCGTGCAGGGCGGCACCGATCTCAACCGTCGCACATGGTCCGCCACGCGCATCACCAACATCGATCTCCCCGGCTACGCGATCGGCGGCGTCGCCGTCGGCGAAGACTCCGACGACATCGCCCGCGTCGTTCGCCACACCGCGCCCCTCCTTCCCGAAGACAAGCCGCGATACCTCATGGGCGTCGGCTACGAGCGAGACCTCCTCGCCGCTGTCCGCGCCGGCGTCGACATGTTCGACTGCGTCCTCCCCACTCGAAACGCGAGGAACGCCAACGCCTTCACAAGCACAGGCCAGATCCGTCTCCGAAATCAGAAATACGCCGATGACCAATCCGTCCTCGAACCAGGCTGCGACTGCATCGCCTGCACCGGCGGCGAGAACCCCCTCGCCGCCCCGCGCGGCTTCTCCCGCGCCTACCTCCGACACCTCTTCCAGACCGGCGAGATGCTCGGGCCCATCCTCATCACGCTCCACAATCTCCGCCATTTCCAACGCTTCATGCGCGACATCCGCCAAACCATCACGACCGATGACTGGCAGGCCCTCGTCGCCCGCTGGCCCATCGCCGCCGACGGCCTCCGTTGA
- the yajC gene encoding preprotein translocase subunit YajC → MLDQVTGLSSAWLALAQDAPSGGANAVGMPGATAQPAGPATTTPGAAPGTGAPTGGGTSTPSSPFGGIFLPMIVVLGVIILMQVFGGRKQKKQREQLMANLKKNDQVFTTAGIIGTIVKINENDVVLRVEDGQIRFSKSAIQGVMSSSPGAKADTTAELKPENSHANA, encoded by the coding sequence ATGCTCGATCAGGTGACCGGTCTCTCTTCCGCATGGCTGGCGCTTGCCCAGGATGCTCCCTCCGGAGGCGCCAACGCCGTCGGCATGCCCGGCGCAACCGCACAACCCGCCGGACCCGCAACGACCACACCAGGCGCCGCGCCCGGCACGGGCGCGCCCACCGGCGGCGGAACCTCCACGCCCTCCAGCCCCTTCGGCGGCATCTTCCTCCCGATGATCGTCGTCCTCGGCGTCATCATCCTCATGCAGGTCTTCGGCGGCCGCAAGCAGAAAAAACAACGCGAACAGTTGATGGCCAATCTCAAGAAGAATGACCAGGTCTTCACCACCGCCGGCATCATCGGCACCATCGTGAAGATCAACGAGAACGACGTCGTCCTCCGCGTCGAGGATGGCCAGATCAGGTTCTCCAAGTCCGCCATCCAGGGCGTCATGTCCTCCTCTCCAGGGGCCAAGGCAGACACCACCGCCGAACTCAAGCCCGAAAACTCACACGCCAACGCCTGA
- the secD gene encoding protein translocase subunit SecD — MNKLITRVLIVALVLTLCVLSILPVEKKLKTGKDLAGGVTLTYGIQIGPGEDRQAVLDRTIETLKRRIDPQGLMEVSIVAAGDNRIEITMPLPNERVKGLKKAYDEKLTTLGLSAIDAGRLNRALALDKPARDAELASMSKDDVAMAGRLQKAADTYDKVQRLRAELAPLTDPAQIDTKALEIAAAEIELDAARNEVLKSVISPREVRRALALSNKESQLQAPDGTFVRIPSPREAAITRLKADHPGATTSLETIIAAHEAFAAERTTLDDPYELVRLLKGSGVLSFRISIKPDTLTEESRLRQELRERGPRNVRSTNAVWLKINELKGWYNDYPQFQAIQADPVGFFKSRGYVVEPYDGEYWMLVSDASADKISTADGSWQVAAAGEGRDERGLPNITFQMDAIGAQKLGALTSKHVGDQMAVVLDDQIYTAPNINSAISTSGQIQGSFTSEEIQYVVRVLSAGSLTSKLTEDPLSIESVGPELGADNLRQGFRAGLIALLIVGGFMICYYFLSGIVAVIALVCTSIIILGIMALNHAAFTMVGIAGVILTFGMAVDANVLIYERIREERMAGNDLKTSVRLGFSKALSSIVDGNITTLIVCIVLAAKSLSTQEVRGFGITMGVGVLATLFSGLFVTRVVFDVLTNVLNIRKLPMLPTIVPALQRVLTPNIDWMKFRFFFYTLSTILVGTGVVMAITRGYDMLDTQFRGGTAVTLDLKGGQDGQPMTMTRAEVEGRVHVLGEGKSKDDSLAPLSTASIAPINPAADGVTSNRFKITTYATDQNAVIDSVVNAFSDVLDIKPALEFVGSDIKDAARAPVFVVQRPGDLGSLINRPGLSTDLSPYVGGVAIVMSDLSPSRPYASLRDRFEAARRVGDYSDTLSRQRELVIIDGDTASVKSAVLLVKDPSASPFDDAQRFETEVVEREWTFVRETLTTQRTPASVQSVGPAVASDFKAKATASIFVSFIGITIYIWIRFKSFRYSLAALVALLHDVLSVLGLIALAEFLVTNPSTSAFATKLGLMEFKLDLNMVAAMLTVAGYSLNDTVIVMDRIRENRGKLPFATKSMINHAINQTVSRTIITSGTTILAAALLYLFGGEGVRAFSFALFCGIFVGTYSSVAVASPLVWSSRQDLEYQRGLDRGETASPTA; from the coding sequence ATGAACAAACTGATCACCAGAGTCCTCATCGTCGCCCTGGTCCTTACCTTGTGCGTTCTCTCGATCCTCCCCGTCGAGAAGAAACTCAAGACAGGCAAGGACCTCGCCGGCGGCGTCACGCTGACCTACGGCATCCAGATCGGCCCGGGCGAAGACCGCCAGGCCGTCCTCGATCGCACCATCGAGACCCTCAAACGCCGCATCGATCCCCAGGGTCTCATGGAAGTCTCGATCGTCGCCGCCGGCGACAACCGCATCGAGATCACCATGCCCCTCCCCAACGAGCGGGTGAAGGGACTCAAGAAGGCCTACGACGAGAAACTCACCACCCTCGGCCTGAGCGCCATCGACGCCGGACGACTCAATCGCGCCCTCGCCCTCGACAAGCCCGCGCGCGACGCCGAACTCGCCTCCATGTCCAAGGACGACGTTGCCATGGCCGGCCGCCTCCAGAAGGCCGCTGATACCTACGACAAGGTCCAGCGCCTCCGCGCCGAACTCGCCCCCCTCACCGACCCCGCTCAGATCGACACCAAGGCCCTCGAAATCGCCGCCGCCGAGATCGAACTCGACGCCGCGCGCAACGAGGTCCTCAAGAGCGTCATCAGCCCGCGTGAGGTTCGCCGAGCCCTCGCCCTCTCCAACAAGGAGAGCCAACTCCAGGCGCCCGATGGCACCTTCGTCCGCATCCCCAGCCCGCGCGAGGCCGCCATCACGCGCCTCAAGGCTGACCACCCAGGGGCCACCACTTCTCTCGAGACCATCATCGCCGCCCACGAGGCCTTCGCCGCCGAACGAACCACGCTCGACGATCCCTACGAACTCGTCCGCCTACTCAAAGGCTCAGGCGTGCTCAGTTTCCGCATCTCCATCAAGCCCGATACGCTGACCGAAGAGTCCCGCCTCCGCCAGGAACTCCGCGAGCGCGGCCCGCGAAACGTCCGCTCCACCAACGCCGTCTGGCTCAAGATCAACGAACTCAAGGGCTGGTACAACGACTACCCCCAGTTCCAGGCCATCCAGGCCGACCCCGTCGGGTTCTTCAAGTCGCGCGGCTACGTCGTCGAGCCCTACGACGGCGAGTACTGGATGCTCGTCTCCGACGCCTCCGCCGACAAGATCTCCACCGCCGATGGCTCCTGGCAGGTCGCCGCAGCCGGCGAAGGACGCGACGAGCGAGGCCTCCCCAACATCACCTTCCAGATGGACGCCATCGGCGCCCAGAAACTCGGAGCCCTCACCAGCAAGCACGTCGGCGACCAGATGGCCGTCGTCCTCGACGACCAGATCTACACCGCACCCAACATCAACTCCGCCATCTCCACCAGCGGGCAGATCCAGGGAAGTTTCACCTCAGAAGAGATCCAGTACGTCGTCCGCGTCCTCTCCGCCGGTTCCCTCACGAGCAAACTCACCGAGGATCCACTGAGCATCGAGTCCGTCGGCCCCGAACTCGGCGCCGACAACCTCCGCCAGGGCTTCCGCGCCGGACTCATAGCCCTCCTCATCGTCGGCGGATTCATGATCTGCTACTACTTCCTCTCCGGCATCGTCGCCGTCATCGCCCTCGTCTGCACCTCCATCATCATCCTGGGCATCATGGCCCTCAACCACGCCGCCTTCACCATGGTCGGCATCGCCGGCGTCATCCTCACCTTCGGCATGGCCGTCGACGCCAACGTCCTCATCTACGAGCGCATCCGTGAAGAGCGAATGGCCGGAAATGACCTCAAGACCTCGGTCCGACTCGGGTTCAGCAAGGCCCTCTCCTCCATCGTCGACGGCAACATCACCACCCTCATCGTCTGCATCGTCCTCGCCGCCAAGAGCCTCTCCACCCAGGAGGTCCGGGGCTTCGGCATTACCATGGGCGTCGGCGTCCTCGCCACACTCTTCAGCGGCCTCTTCGTGACCCGCGTCGTCTTCGACGTCCTCACCAACGTCCTCAACATCCGCAAACTCCCGATGCTGCCCACGATTGTTCCCGCCCTCCAGCGGGTCCTCACTCCCAACATCGACTGGATGAAGTTCCGCTTCTTCTTCTACACGCTTTCCACCATCCTCGTCGGCACGGGCGTCGTCATGGCCATCACGCGCGGCTACGACATGCTGGACACCCAGTTCCGCGGCGGCACCGCCGTCACGCTCGATCTCAAGGGCGGGCAAGACGGCCAGCCCATGACCATGACCCGCGCCGAGGTCGAAGGCCGCGTCCACGTCCTTGGCGAGGGGAAGTCCAAGGACGACTCTCTCGCCCCGCTCTCCACCGCGAGCATCGCGCCGATCAACCCCGCCGCCGACGGCGTCACCTCCAACCGCTTCAAGATCACCACCTACGCCACCGACCAGAACGCCGTCATCGATTCCGTCGTCAACGCCTTCTCCGACGTTCTCGACATCAAGCCCGCCCTCGAGTTTGTCGGCTCCGACATCAAGGACGCCGCCCGGGCCCCGGTCTTCGTCGTCCAGCGCCCCGGCGACCTCGGCTCGCTCATCAATCGCCCGGGCCTCTCCACCGACCTCTCGCCATACGTCGGCGGCGTCGCGATCGTCATGAGCGATCTCTCGCCCAGCCGGCCGTACGCCTCGCTCCGCGACCGCTTCGAGGCCGCGCGCCGCGTCGGCGACTATTCCGACACCCTCTCGCGCCAGCGCGAACTCGTCATCATCGACGGCGATACGGCGAGCGTGAAATCCGCGGTGCTCCTCGTCAAGGATCCCTCCGCCAGCCCCTTCGACGACGCCCAGCGCTTCGAGACCGAGGTCGTCGAGCGCGAGTGGACCTTCGTCCGCGAGACGCTGACGACCCAGCGCACGCCCGCGAGCGTCCAGAGCGTCGGGCCGGCCGTCGCCAGCGACTTCAAGGCCAAGGCCACCGCGTCGATCTTCGTGAGTTTCATCGGCATCACCATCTACATCTGGATCCGGTTCAAGAGTTTCCGGTACTCCCTCGCCGCCCTCGTCGCGCTCCTGCACGACGTGCTCAGCGTGCTGGGCCTGATCGCCCTCGCCGAGTTCCTCGTGACCAATCCGTCCACGAGCGCCTTCGCGACGAAACTCGGGTTGATGGAGTTCAAACTCGATCTGAACATGGTCGCGGCGATGCTCACCGTTGCCGGGTACTCGCTCAACGACACCGTGATCGTCATGGACCGCATCCGCGAGAACCGCGGCAAGTTGCCCTTCGCGACCAAGTCCATGATCAACCATGCCATCAACCAGACGGTCAGCCGAACGATCATCACCTCGGGCACGACGATTCTCGCTGCAGCACTCCTGTATCTCTTCGGCGGCGAGGGCGTCCGGGCGTTCAGTTTCGCGCTCTTCTGCGGGATCTTCGTGGGGACCTACTCATCGGTCGCTGTCGCCTCGCCGCTGGTCTGGTCGTCGCGGCAGGACCTCGAGTATCAGCGTGGCCTGGATCGGGGAGAGACGGCGTCACCGACGGCCTGA
- a CDS encoding LysM peptidoglycan-binding domain-containing protein, protein MPASGRVAILLLTLIGVWTLVFWLWEPSRPRVTAASGEAPVISNVSGELVARNGESIAPEPLDLSRPQAVVPPSMRRHVIQKGETLATISRGYFGSESYAEAIARANPTLSPPDLKAGREILVPIEPSNIRGRVLDTQTTREALAKDESPAPIPEYVVQSGDSLSTIAKKVYGSSQHAEFIFEQNRDRLRNRNMVRAGMTLRVPALRP, encoded by the coding sequence ATGCCCGCCTCGGGACGAGTTGCGATTCTGCTCCTGACGCTCATCGGCGTGTGGACGCTGGTGTTCTGGTTGTGGGAGCCCAGCCGCCCGAGGGTGACGGCGGCGAGCGGTGAGGCGCCCGTCATCTCGAACGTGAGTGGCGAACTGGTCGCGCGCAACGGCGAGTCGATCGCGCCCGAGCCCTTGGATCTGTCGCGGCCGCAGGCGGTGGTCCCGCCCTCGATGCGTCGGCACGTGATCCAGAAGGGGGAGACGCTCGCGACGATCTCGAGGGGGTATTTTGGGAGCGAGTCGTACGCCGAGGCGATCGCGCGGGCGAACCCGACGCTCAGCCCGCCCGATCTCAAGGCCGGTCGCGAGATCCTCGTGCCGATCGAGCCGTCGAACATCCGCGGGCGCGTGCTCGACACACAGACGACGCGCGAGGCTTTGGCCAAGGACGAGTCGCCGGCTCCGATTCCGGAGTATGTCGTGCAATCGGGGGACAGCCTGTCCACGATCGCGAAGAAGGTGTACGGCAGTTCGCAGCACGCCGAGTTCATCTTTGAGCAGAATCGGGACCGTCTCCGCAACCGGAACATGGTGCGTGCCGGTATGACCTTGAGGGTGCCCGCTCTGAGGCCGTAG
- a CDS encoding DUF5076 domain-containing protein, with protein MSTNDALPIPDAAKEDPKSLELIRIWIAKGDQEVILRPDVWEAGALGDHALRSHAAPRERVRGEPWVQPGEDVRADQGDAGSGVRLADG; from the coding sequence ATGTCCACGAACGACGCCCTCCCGATCCCCGACGCGGCGAAGGAGGACCCGAAATCACTCGAGTTGATCCGGATCTGGATCGCCAAAGGCGATCAGGAGGTGATCCTCCGGCCCGATGTGTGGGAGGCCGGCGCACTGGGGGATCATGCTCTGCGATCTCATGCGGCACCTCGCGAACGCGTACGAGGAGAGCCATGGGTACAACCCGGTGAAGACGTTCGCGCGGATCAAGGAGATGCTGGATCTGGAGTTCGCCTCGCCGACGGATGA
- a CDS encoding alpha-ketoacid dehydrogenase subunit beta yields the protein MPKHTRTEKQSTDGLTLVDAINEALAQEMERDDRVVVLGEDVGLNGGVFRVTEGLQKLFGPQRVIDTPLAESGIMGTSIGLAMNGMRPVCEIQFEGFLGPAYDQLVNHAARFRTRTRGAITIPMVVRVPWGGGIHAPELHSDSPEAIYAHSPGLKVLCPSTPTDAKGMLTAAIRDPDPVVFFEPKHVYRSFREQVPEEQYEIPIGQAKVISEGTDITIVTWGAMVFQCLKAMDAMPEDVSVELIDLRTISPLDTDTIIESVKKTGRCVVVHEAAKTCGLGAEIATRLQENCFLHLRAPVQRVTGFDVIMPYYKLELDYIPNADKVAEAVTQCLAY from the coding sequence ATGCCCAAGCACACCCGCACCGAAAAGCAATCCACCGATGGCCTCACCCTCGTCGACGCCATCAACGAGGCCCTCGCCCAAGAGATGGAGCGTGACGACCGCGTCGTCGTCCTCGGCGAGGACGTCGGGCTCAATGGCGGCGTCTTCCGCGTCACCGAAGGCCTCCAGAAACTCTTCGGCCCCCAGCGCGTCATCGACACGCCCCTCGCCGAGTCCGGCATCATGGGCACCAGCATCGGCCTCGCGATGAACGGCATGCGCCCCGTCTGCGAGATCCAGTTCGAGGGCTTCCTTGGGCCCGCCTACGACCAACTCGTCAACCACGCCGCCCGCTTCCGCACGCGAACCCGAGGCGCCATCACCATCCCCATGGTCGTCCGCGTCCCTTGGGGCGGCGGCATCCACGCGCCCGAACTCCACTCCGACTCCCCCGAAGCGATCTACGCCCACAGCCCGGGGCTCAAGGTCCTCTGCCCCTCCACACCGACCGACGCCAAGGGCATGCTCACCGCGGCCATCCGAGACCCCGACCCCGTCGTCTTCTTCGAGCCCAAGCACGTCTACCGCTCCTTCCGCGAGCAGGTGCCCGAGGAGCAGTACGAGATCCCCATCGGCCAGGCCAAGGTCATCAGCGAGGGGACCGACATCACCATCGTCACCTGGGGCGCGATGGTCTTCCAGTGCTTGAAGGCCATGGACGCCATGCCCGAGGACGTCAGCGTCGAACTCATCGACCTCCGCACGATCTCCCCCCTCGACACCGACACCATTATCGAGAGCGTCAAGAAGACCGGCCGCTGCGTCGTTGTCCACGAGGCCGCCAAGACCTGTGGCCTGGGCGCCGAGATCGCGACACGCCTGCAGGAGAACTGCTTCCTCCACCTCCGCGCCCCCGTCCAGCGCGTCACCGGCTTCGACGTCATCATGCCGTATTACAAACTCGAACTCGACTACATCCCCAACGCCGACAAAGTCGCCGAGGCCGTCACGCAGTGCCTCGCGTACTAG
- the pdhA gene encoding pyruvate dehydrogenase (acetyl-transferring) E1 component subunit alpha, giving the protein MPRKTVYSAAIDYLQIMDEHGTLDAALVDEIGQGKGLGHHGLLNNDEILELYQFMIRCRALDEIAFKLQRSGRMGTYPQNKGQEACAIGSAFAAQRGDDWLVPCYRENAALFMHGMPMHYILLHWMGDERGNQIPEGVNITPLCIPIGTQMLHATGIAWAFKMRNEPKCAITYFGDGATSEGDFHEAMNFASAFQVPCIFFCQNNQWAISVPREQQMNSETVAQKAIAYGMPTIQVDGNDLLAVHKASKDAFDRARSGGGPSFIEAVTYRLADHTTADDARRYRDQKEVDAWVAKDPIIRLRKYLVAQKLWTDAKQAELEEHAKAMVADVVKQAEGIEKPTTDEMFDCMYAALPAELELQKRTLRTHSLGQGIGAEQLNHPVHQH; this is encoded by the coding sequence ATGCCCAGAAAGACCGTCTATTCCGCGGCCATCGACTATCTCCAGATCATGGACGAGCACGGCACGCTCGACGCCGCCCTTGTCGACGAGATCGGCCAGGGCAAAGGCCTCGGCCACCACGGCCTGCTCAATAACGACGAGATCCTCGAACTCTACCAGTTCATGATCCGTTGCCGCGCCCTCGACGAGATCGCGTTCAAACTCCAACGCTCCGGCCGCATGGGCACCTACCCCCAGAACAAGGGCCAGGAAGCCTGCGCCATCGGCTCCGCCTTCGCCGCCCAACGCGGTGACGACTGGCTCGTCCCCTGCTATCGCGAGAATGCCGCGCTGTTCATGCATGGCATGCCCATGCACTACATCCTGCTGCACTGGATGGGCGACGAACGCGGCAACCAGATCCCCGAGGGCGTCAACATCACGCCCCTCTGCATCCCCATCGGCACCCAGATGCTCCACGCTACCGGCATCGCCTGGGCCTTCAAGATGCGCAACGAGCCCAAGTGCGCCATCACCTACTTCGGCGACGGCGCCACCAGCGAGGGCGACTTCCACGAGGCGATGAACTTCGCCAGCGCCTTCCAGGTCCCCTGCATCTTCTTCTGCCAGAACAACCAGTGGGCGATCTCGGTCCCACGCGAGCAGCAGATGAACAGCGAGACCGTCGCGCAAAAAGCCATCGCCTACGGTATGCCCACGATCCAGGTGGATGGCAACGACCTTCTCGCCGTCCACAAGGCCAGCAAGGACGCCTTCGACCGCGCCCGCTCCGGCGGCGGCCCCTCCTTCATCGAGGCCGTGACCTATCGCCTCGCCGACCACACCACCGCCGACGACGCCCGCCGCTACCGCGACCAGAAGGAAGTCGACGCCTGGGTCGCCAAGGACCCGATCATCCGCCTCCGCAAGTACCTCGTGGCCCAGAAACTCTGGACCGACGCCAAGCAGGCCGAACTCGAGGAGCACGCCAAGGCCATGGTCGCCGACGTCGTGAAGCAGGCCGAGGGCATCGAGAAGCCCACCACCGACGAGATGTTCGACTGCATGTACGCCGCGCTCCCCGCAGAACTCGAACTCCAGAAGCGAACCCTCCGCACCCACAGCCTCGGCCAGGGGATCGGCGCCGAGCAACTCAACCACCCCGTCCACCAGCACTGA
- a CDS encoding SUMF1/EgtB/PvdO family nonheme iron enzyme, producing the protein MGLAAVAPAWAVPPAPPTPFTDPNSGIEFVRIDHASNPAYDGFDPFGNRVRGRGSVSYEYSIGKYEVTSGQWAEFFDAALNRADGPIPWVTAPFTTGGTANPMLPTGGITWRTAAVYCNWLTNNKSLDRSAFMNGAYDVSTFGYVGQTFTDQFTHNEGATYWIPTWDEWLKAAHYDPWRDNGDGTTGGWWQYSTSSDVAPIYGPPPGFVNGSPLNQANAGFLAANLSDQFRIPLGAYDVTSPWGLYDTAGATIEWTE; encoded by the coding sequence ATGGGCCTCGCCGCCGTCGCGCCGGCATGGGCCGTTCCCCCCGCCCCCCCCACGCCCTTCACCGACCCCAACTCCGGCATCGAGTTCGTCCGCATCGACCACGCGAGCAACCCGGCCTACGACGGGTTCGATCCCTTTGGCAATCGCGTGCGGGGCCGTGGCTCGGTCTCGTACGAGTACTCGATCGGGAAGTACGAGGTCACGAGCGGGCAGTGGGCCGAGTTCTTCGACGCGGCCCTGAACCGTGCCGACGGCCCCATTCCCTGGGTAACGGCCCCCTTCACGACGGGTGGCACGGCCAACCCCATGCTCCCCACCGGCGGGATCACCTGGCGCACGGCGGCGGTCTACTGCAACTGGCTGACCAACAACAAGAGCCTCGACCGCTCGGCCTTCATGAACGGGGCCTACGACGTGAGCACCTTCGGCTACGTCGGGCAGACCTTCACCGATCAGTTCACGCACAACGAGGGCGCGACCTACTGGATCCCCACGTGGGACGAGTGGCTCAAGGCCGCTCATTACGATCCGTGGCGGGACAACGGCGATGGGACGACGGGCGGGTGGTGGCAGTACTCGACCTCGAGCGATGTCGCGCCGATCTACGGCCCGCCGCCGGGGTTCGTGAATGGCAGCCCGCTCAATCAGGCCAACGCCGGGTTCCTCGCGGCCAATCTCTCTGATCAGTTCCGCATCCCCCTCGGCGCCTACGACGTCACCAGCCCGTGGGGCCTCTACGACACGGCGGGGGCGACCATCGAATGGACAGAATAG
- a CDS encoding aminomethyl transferase family protein yields MARTSPIHSLHVEREASLAIYGPPAESAVAPSSIGPSSEPILVVETFGRIELEYAALRRGCVLLDLPHRGVLMVTGADRLDFLNRMLTQDLRPAAFPTNAAARSFVLNRKGRVDADLLLANLASRPWCEANKAGVNSGDGVVLLDVDIHAASRAAAALRSYIVMDDAEIIDFSERLHRFALHGPTSLDLLERLADATPGARSAAGEDEEEIDTSPIAPLRTGEMKAITFDFTPPKSAAPARVVAIRADTTGEIGVELFVPVEAALAFHERALEIAPPFPIDGELEIGEEGAGLERAIRGVEASSSDAARIHLKPAGWHAFNIARIEAGTPLYNIDFGPESLPNETGVLATRVSMTKGCYLGQEVVARMHARGAMKQTLVALKFPPPPPSPSLPPMSVPSIDVPSPPPPTASMAQPHLPMAGDALFPAENSAKSARGGAGAVGTITSSTVSPMLGAAPIALAQVKATHTSAGTRLATLAAEANDETPTIGDVQATLRFWPASNGTRS; encoded by the coding sequence ATGGCCCGCACCAGCCCCATCCACTCTCTCCACGTCGAGCGCGAGGCCTCCCTCGCGATCTACGGCCCGCCCGCGGAATCCGCTGTTGCCCCGTCGAGTATCGGGCCGTCGTCCGAGCCGATCCTCGTCGTCGAGACCTTCGGCCGCATCGAACTCGAGTACGCCGCCCTCCGACGCGGCTGCGTCCTCCTCGACCTTCCCCACCGCGGCGTGCTCATGGTCACGGGCGCCGACCGGCTCGACTTCCTCAACCGAATGCTCACGCAGGACCTCCGCCCCGCGGCCTTCCCTACGAACGCCGCGGCACGCTCCTTCGTCCTCAATCGCAAGGGGCGCGTCGACGCGGACCTGCTCCTCGCCAACCTCGCGAGCAGGCCGTGGTGTGAAGCAAACAAGGCCGGCGTCAACTCGGGCGACGGCGTCGTGCTCCTCGACGTCGACATCCACGCCGCCTCTCGCGCCGCCGCGGCCCTCCGCTCCTACATCGTCATGGACGACGCCGAGATCATCGACTTCAGCGAACGCCTCCACCGCTTCGCCCTCCACGGTCCGACCTCCCTCGATCTCCTCGAACGGCTCGCCGACGCAACCCCTGGCGCGAGAAGCGCGGCCGGAGAAGACGAAGAAGAGATCGACACAAGCCCCATCGCCCCGCTGCGCACCGGCGAAATGAAGGCCATCACCTTCGACTTCACACCCCCAAAGTCCGCTGCGCCCGCCCGCGTCGTCGCCATCCGCGCCGACACCACCGGCGAGATCGGCGTCGAACTCTTCGTCCCCGTCGAGGCCGCCCTCGCCTTCCACGAGCGCGCCCTCGAGATCGCACCACCCTTTCCGATCGATGGCGAACTCGAGATTGGCGAAGAGGGCGCCGGCCTCGAACGCGCGATCCGGGGAGTGGAGGCATCCTCATCCGACGCCGCTCGCATCCACCTCAAGCCCGCCGGGTGGCACGCCTTCAACATCGCCCGCATCGAGGCGGGCACGCCGCTCTACAACATCGACTTCGGCCCAGAGTCCCTCCCCAACGAGACCGGCGTCCTCGCCACGCGCGTGAGCATGACGAAGGGCTGCTACCTCGGCCAGGAGGTCGTCGCCCGCATGCACGCCCGCGGCGCGATGAAGCAGACGCTCGTCGCGCTCAAGTTCCCCCCCCCCCCCCCCTCCCCATCTCTCCCACCAATGTCAGTTCCATCCATCGACGTGCCGTCGCCCCCCCCCCCGACCGCCTCGATGGCCCAGCCGCACCTCCCGATGGCCGGCGACGCCCTCTTCCCCGCGGAGAACTCCGCCAAGTCCGCACGAGGGGGGGCCGGGGCGGTGGGCACGATCACCTCCTCCACCGTGAGCCCCATGCTCGGCGCCGCCCCCATCGCCCTCGCCCAGGTGAAGGCCACGCACACCTCCGCAGGCACGCGCCTCGCCACCCTCGCGGCCGAAGCCAACGACGAAACCCCCACCATCGGCGACGTCCAGGCGACGCTCCGATTCTGGCCGGCCAGCAACGGCACACGATCCTGA